A single Garra rufa chromosome 9, GarRuf1.0, whole genome shotgun sequence DNA region contains:
- the LOC141342261 gene encoding trypsin-2-like: MRSLVFLVLLGAAFALDDDKIVGGYECTPHSQPWQVSLNVGYHFCGGSLVNENWVVSAAHCYQSRIEVRLGEHNIVVNEGSEQFISSDKVIRHPNYNSWTIDSDIMLIKLSKPASLNQYVQPVALPNGCAAAGTKCSVTGWGNTMSSTADSNKLQCLEIPIISDSDCNNSYPGMITNTMFCAGYLEGGKDSCQGDSGGPVVCNGQLHGIVSWGYGCAEKNHPGVYAKVCMFSQWIADTMSSN, encoded by the exons ATGAGGTCTTTGGTGTTCCTGGTGCTCCTTGGAGCCGCCT TTGCTCTGGATGATGACAAGATTGTTGGTGGGTATGAGTGCACACCCCATTCCCAGCCCTGGCAGGTGTCTCTGAACGTTGGCTACCACTTCTGCGGTGGCTCTCTGGTCAACGAGAACTGGGTTGTGTCTGCTGCTCACTGCTACCAGTC ACGTATTGAGGTCCGTTTGGGCGAGCACAACATCGTGGTTAATGAGGGATCTGAGCAGTTCATCTCCTCTGACAAGGTCATCCGCCACCCCAACTACAACTCATGGACCATTGACAGTGACATCATGCTGATCAAGCTTAGCAAGCCCGCTTCCCTCAATCAGTATGTGCAGCCTGTAGCTCTGCCCAATGGCTGTGCCGCTGCTGGCACCAAGTGCAGTGTTACTGGGTGGGGAAACACCATGAGCTCCA CCGCTGACTCCAACAAGCTCCAGTGTCTGGAGATCCCCATCATCTCCGACAGCGACTGCAACAACTCCTACCCTGGCATGATCACCAATACCATGTTCTGTGCTGGATACCTGGAGGGAGGAAAGGACTCTTGCCAG GGTGACTCTGGTGGTCCTGTGGTCTGCAATGGTCAGCTGCACGGTATTGTGTCCTGGGGTTATGGCTGTGCTGAAAAGAATCATCCTGGTGTCTATGCCAAG GTGTGCATGTTCAGCCAATGGATTGCAGACACCATGAGCAGCAACTAA